The following DNA comes from Ignavibacteriales bacterium.
TGAACCTTGACCTTTTTTATGTGCCATTATTAAATCCTCCGTTACTAAGAAATCTTAGTAACTTCAATTCTTGTTAATAATTGTCTGTGTCCGTTCTTACGTTTATAAGAAATTCTTCTTTTCTTTTTGAACACAATTACTTTTTCATCTTTAAGATGCTCTAAAACTTTAGCTTGAACTGTAGCGCCTTTAATTGTTGGTGTTCCAATTTTTGTAGCTTTATCATCGCCTAAAACTAGTACAGAATCAAACGTGATTTCAGCATTCGGCTCAGCTTTTAAGCGCGGAACATAATACTTATTATTTTCCAGCACCTTAAATTGTTGTCCAGCGATATCAACCACTGCAAACATCATTCCTCCAAATACTCGATTTTTGAGCCGTAAATATAATAGAAAGCCCCTATCCTTGTCAATAAAATGATCAATTAAAATTCATTCATAAATTTTGATCGGAAAGGTTCGATTAAAGCCTATTTATGCAAAAAATCAATTCTATTTCTTCAAGAGGAATGAAAATTCACTTCCCTTATTCAATTCACTTGTTACTTTTATTTTTGATCCGTGCGCTTCAACAAGATGTTTGACAATTGCCAATCCCAATCCAGTCCCGCCAATTTCACGCGACCGGTCTTTATCAACACGGTAAAATCTTTCAAAAATTCTAGCAAGATCTTTTTCAGAAATTCCAATTCCGGTATCACGCACATAAATCTTACCGTAATTCCTCTCATCTATTACACCAATTTCTACAAAACCTGCGTTTGTATATTTAATAGCGTTCATTGTCAGATTCGTAATAACTTGTTTAAGCCGCTGCCTGTCCCCAAAAAGTTGGAGTAATTGATTTGAAGAGACAAAATTCAGCTCAATATTTTTCTTGTCAGCGTAAGGTTTCATTTCATTAATGATCTGTTCTAAAAAATCGTGTATGTTAAAATATCTGAAACTCATCGGCATCTGTCCGGATTCTATCATCGAGATATCAATTAGATCATTTAAAAGATTATTCAGGTTGAGTGTATGGTTATTCGCTTTTTGCAAAAAAGTTCTGTTCACTTTTTCATCATCTAGAGCACCGTCAAGAAGAGTTTCGATATAGCCTTGTATTGCAAAAATCGGTGTACGTAGTTCGTGCGATACATTACCAAGAAATTCAGTCCGGAATTGTTCAAGTTTTTTAAGATGAGCAATATCACTTTTTGTTTTCATGAACATTGATTTGATCTCTTCTTCAAGTTCATTTAAATCATTTCCCATTTTTATCTCATCGGCAGACTGAAAAGAATTCGTCCTTATTCGATTAATCACTCCTTTCATTATATCTATATCAGATCTTCTTCTTCTGCCAAAGAGATACAGGGCAGCAAGATCAATTAAGAGAATCAGAATTAGAGCCGTCACCAACTGGGATGAGTTGAAATTAAAGATGAAAGATTCGGCTATTAATAGAATTGCGGTTATAGAAATTATTATTGGAATGAATACTCGTGCGTAAACCAAATTTCGTTTAAAATCATTCATCATCTTTGAACCGGTAACCAACACCTTTGATAGTTTCTATTAGATCAGCGTGTGGACCAAGCTTTTCTCTAATTTTGCGAACGTGAACATCAATAGTTCTTTCGACAACGAAAACTTCTTTACCCCAGATGTCATTCAATAATTTATCTCTAAGAAAAACTTTACCTGGATTTGAAGCTAAATAAGTTAATATCTCAAATTCTTTTTTAGGAAGTATAATTTGCTTGCCGTCAAGCAGAACAGAATATTTTTCTTTATTAATAACCAAAGGACCGGTAACAATCTCTTTGGGTTGACCTGATTCCATTTGAGTTGTTTCTTTATTGCGAAGATTTGAGTTTACCCGTGCAATAAGTTTTTTGGGAGAGATCGGTTTCTGAATAAAATCATTTGCACCGATATTGAGTCCGTAAACTTCATCTGTTTCCGACCCTTTTGCGGTAAGAAAGATTATTGGAATGTGTTTGTATTCGTTCATTTTTCTTATCCGCTCACAAACTTCATAACCGTTCATCTTCGGCATCATTACATCAAGAATAACAAGATCCGGGTTCTGCGATATTTTTTCTAATGCCTCTTCTCCATTGTAAGCAGCTATTACTTTGAACCCATTTTGAAAAAGACTATACTGCAGAAATTCAACAATATCTTTTTCATCATCTACTAAAAGAATTTTTGCTTTCATATGTTTTTATAAGGTGACTTCTTTTTTCAACTTTGCTGATTTATACATCGCCTCCAATAACTTCATAAGAGTAACCGCGTCATCACCGGATGAGGTCACCGGATTATTTTCTCTCACCATACCGACAAAATGTTTTAACTCATTTTCATACGATTTCTTAAACAGATTTGTTGTATTAGCAGTATTAGCCAAAGTATAATCAATTAGGTTCGTTCCAAGACGTTTGTAAGCACGCAAAGGATTAAGATGGGCAGTTCCCTCTGTACCGAAAGCGGCAAGATGAAATTTATCCCACTCGGAATGCAGTCCCCAGCTAACTTCAAAACTAATTATTTGATCATTATCAAACCGTACCATTCCAACCGCCGAGTCTTCTACATCCTTTGTATTGTGATTAAATTTTTGAACTGTAACACTTTTCATTTTTTTATCATTCATTATCCAACAAGCAAGATCAAGAATAAGAATACCAAGATCGATGATTACACCGCCGCCGGATTGGTTTTTATTCAAGAACCATTTTTGATCGCTGCTCTGTTTACGAAGCCACCCGCAGCGTATATAAAATATTTCTCCAAGTTCACCGCTGCTTACTAAGCTCTTCATAAGCATTGCATCAGGACGGTAGCGTAAGTTCATACCAATCATAACTTGTTTTTTATATTTCTTCGCCGCCTCGTTTATTTCCTTCGCTTCGGCTAGATTTAAGGCAATCGGTTTTTCAATCAGAACATGTTTTTTAGCTTTTAAACATTCGACTGCAATTTCCGAATGTGTATTTGTGGGAGTTGCAATAATTACGGCATCTACATTCTCATTGACTAGTATCTCATTATAATCATGATATTGCTTTGTAATTCCGAATTTTTCGCCAACTGTTTTTAACCGATTTTTATTAATATCAGCAATCGCACTAATCTCAACGTTGCCAAGCTTAGTCAAAACCGGTAAATGCACAAGTTGTGCAATTCCGCCAAGACCAATAACTGCAATTTTTGTTTTCTCCATCAGGCTACAATTCCCTCACCAATGTTTTTTCTTAAAAACAGTTT
Coding sequences within:
- the rplU gene encoding 50S ribosomal protein L21; translated protein: MFAVVDIAGQQFKVLENNKYYVPRLKAEPNAEITFDSVLVLGDDKATKIGTPTIKGATVQAKVLEHLKDEKVIVFKKKRRISYKRKNGHRQLLTRIEVTKIS
- a CDS encoding ATP-binding protein, with amino-acid sequence MMNDFKRNLVYARVFIPIIISITAILLIAESFIFNFNSSQLVTALILILLIDLAALYLFGRRRRSDIDIMKGVINRIRTNSFQSADEIKMGNDLNELEEEIKSMFMKTKSDIAHLKKLEQFRTEFLGNVSHELRTPIFAIQGYIETLLDGALDDEKVNRTFLQKANNHTLNLNNLLNDLIDISMIESGQMPMSFRYFNIHDFLEQIINEMKPYADKKNIELNFVSSNQLLQLFGDRQRLKQVITNLTMNAIKYTNAGFVEIGVIDERNYGKIYVRDTGIGISEKDLARIFERFYRVDKDRSREIGGTGLGLAIVKHLVEAHGSKIKVTSELNKGSEFSFLLKK
- a CDS encoding response regulator transcription factor, encoding MKAKILLVDDEKDIVEFLQYSLFQNGFKVIAAYNGEEALEKISQNPDLVILDVMMPKMNGYEVCERIRKMNEYKHIPIIFLTAKGSETDEVYGLNIGANDFIQKPISPKKLIARVNSNLRNKETTQMESGQPKEIVTGPLVINKEKYSVLLDGKQIILPKKEFEILTYLASNPGKVFLRDKLLNDIWGKEVFVVERTIDVHVRKIREKLGPHADLIETIKGVGYRFKDDE
- a CDS encoding Gfo/Idh/MocA family oxidoreductase; translation: MEKTKIAVIGLGGIAQLVHLPVLTKLGNVEISAIADINKNRLKTVGEKFGITKQYHDYNEILVNENVDAVIIATPTNTHSEIAVECLKAKKHVLIEKPIALNLAEAKEINEAAKKYKKQVMIGMNLRYRPDAMLMKSLVSSGELGEIFYIRCGWLRKQSSDQKWFLNKNQSGGGVIIDLGILILDLACWIMNDKKMKSVTVQKFNHNTKDVEDSAVGMVRFDNDQIISFEVSWGLHSEWDKFHLAAFGTEGTAHLNPLRAYKRLGTNLIDYTLANTANTTNLFKKSYENELKHFVGMVRENNPVTSSGDDAVTLMKLLEAMYKSAKLKKEVTL